The following DNA comes from Frankia casuarinae.
CCGCAAACCGTACCGAACTGCCCGAGGAGCCCCCGTGTCCAACCTCCGCGCCGACTCCGTCGCCGGTCTGCCGTTCGGGGACGAGCCTTCGGGTGACCCGGACCTGGCCGCGGTGTGGAGCCAGGCCGTCGCCGGGGTCGCCGACGGCACGCTGTCCGCCCAGCAGCGTGCCTGGCTGCGGCTGACCCGCCCCCTCGGGCTCGTCCAGGACACGGCTCTGCTGGCCGCGCCGAACGAGTTCACCAAGGATCTCCTCGACTCGCGCCTGCGCCCCTTCTTGTCCACAGCGTTGTCCACAGCCTATGGGCGGGAGATCAGGGTCGCGGTCACCGTCGAACACCTGCCCGATCCGGAACCAATGAGCGGACCGATCCGGATCGTACGGCCGGTGGATGCCAGGGGCGACACCACACCCGGCCAGGGCTCGGGCCCCGCCTCCGGTTCGGCGTTGAACGCGGGTACCGGATCAGGATCGACCGGCGCCGCCGCAGCCCCGGTGCCGCCGACGAGCCCGGGCTCGTCGGCGGTGCCGGTGCCGGCGCCGGCACCGGCACCAGTGCCGCCGGCGCCGGCGGCACTGGTGAACGGCGAACTGCCCTTCCCCGACGCCACCGAGGGAACACCACCGGTACGGGTCAGCGCGGGTCTCGGACGCGATGCGGCGCCGCACGAGACCGAACCGGCCCAGGCCCGGCTGAACCCCCGCTACATTTTCGAGACGTTCGTCATCGGCGACAGCAACCGGTTCCCCCACGCGGCAGCGGTGGCCGTCGCCGAGGCACCCGCGAAGGCCTACAACCCGCTTTTCATCTACGGGGACTCCGGGCTCGGCAAGACTCACCTTCTGCACGCGATCGGTCACTACGCACTCAAGCTCTACCCGAACATGCGGGTGAAGTACGTGAGCTCCGAGGAGTTCACCAACGAC
Coding sequences within:
- the dnaA gene encoding chromosomal replication initiator protein DnaA, whose product is MSNLRADSVAGLPFGDEPSGDPDLAAVWSQAVAGVADGTLSAQQRAWLRLTRPLGLVQDTALLAAPNEFTKDLLDSRLRPFLSTALSTAYGREIRVAVTVEHLPDPEPMSGPIRIVRPVDARGDTTPGQGSGPASGSALNAGTGSGSTGAAAAPVPPTSPGSSAVPVPAPAPAPVPPAPAALVNGELPFPDATEGTPPVRVSAGLGRDAAPHETEPAQARLNPRYIFETFVIGDSNRFPHAAAVAVAEAPAKAYNPLFIYGDSGLGKTHLLHAIGHYALKLYPNMRVKYVSSEEFTNDFINSIRDDRQQAFQRRYRDIDVLLVDDIQFLENKERTQEEFFHTFNVLHDGEKQIVISSDRSPKQLSALEDRLRSRFEWGLMTDITPPDLETRIAILSKKAATERLPVPPDVLEYIATHIERNIRELEGALIRVAAFASLNKSHVDRTLAEIVLRDLIPDAGNPDITAAAIMNATAAYFGVSMEDLCGTSRSRVLVTARQIAMYLCRELTDLSLPKIGQHFGGRDHTTVMHADRKIRGLMAERRAIYNQVTELTNRIRLQARQA